A DNA window from Brassica napus cultivar Da-Ae chromosome A4, Da-Ae, whole genome shotgun sequence contains the following coding sequences:
- the LOC106450036 gene encoding glutelin type-D 1-like: protein MELDLSPRLPKKVYGGDGGSYFAWCPEELPMLRDGNIGAAKLALEKYGLALPRYSDSSKVAYVLEGSGTAGIVLPEKEEKVIEIKKGDSIALPFGVVTWWFNSADTELVILFLGETHKGHKAGQFTDFYLTGSNGIFTGFSTEFVGRAWDLDETTVKKLVGSQTGNGIVKVDASLKMPSPRKGDREGFVLNCLEAPLDVDIKDGGRVVVLNTKNLPLVGEVGFGADLVRIDGHSMCSPGFSCDSALQVTYIVGGSGRVQVVGADGKRVLETHVKAGALFIVPRFFVVSKIADSDGLSWFSIVTTPDPIFTHLAGKTSVWKALSPEVLQAAFKVAPEVEKAFRSKRTSDAIFFPPPN from the exons ATGGAGTTGGATCTTTCACCGAGACTACCAAAGAAAGTGTACGGAGGAGACGGTGGTTCGTACTTTGCATGGTGTCCTGAAGAGTTACCCATGCTACGTGATGGCAACATTGGAGCCGCTAAGCTCGCTCTAGAGAAGTATGGCTTAGCTCTTCCTCGCTACTCCGATTCCTCCAAGGTCGCTTATGTTCTTGAAG GATCTGGAACAGCAGGAATTGTTCTCCCTGAGAAAGAGGAGAAAGTGATTGAGATCAAGAAAGGAGACTCCATAGCTTTACCTTTCGGTGTAGTGACATGGTGGTTCAACAGTGCCGACACTGAGCTTGTCATTCTCTTCCTCGGTGAGACGCACAAGGGTCACAAAGCAGGACAGTTCACTGACTTTTACCTAACCGGATCCAATGGGATCTTCACCGGTTTTTCAACCGAGTTTGTTGGCAGAGCATGGGATCTCGACGAGACCACCGTGAAGAAGCTTGTCGGATCTCAGACTGGTAATGGGATCGTGAAGGTTGATGCGAGTTTGAAAATGCCTTCACCTAGGAAAGGTGACAGAGAAGGGTTTGTTCTGAACTGTTTGGAGGCTCCTCTTGATGTTGATATCAAGGATGGAGGAAGAGTTGTTGTGTTGAACACAAAGAATCTTCCCTTGGTTGGTGAAGTCGGGTTTGGTGCTGATCTGGTGAGGATCGATGGGCACTCGATGTGTTCTCCTGGATTTTCTTGTGACTCTGCCCTACAAGTTACATACATTGTTGGTGGTAGCGGTCGTGTTCAAGTCGTTGGTGCAGATGGGAAGAGAGTTCTTGAGACTCATGTGAAAGCTGGAGCTTTGTTTATTGTTCCTAGGTTCTTTGTTGTGTCCAAGATTGCTGATTCTGATGGCTTGTCTTGGTTCTCCATCGTGACTACTCCTGA TCCCATTTTCACGCATTTGGCGGGGAAGACGTCGGTGTGGAAGGCATTGTCGCCGGAGGTTTTGCAGGCGGCTTTTAAGGTTGCTCCGGAGGTGGAGAAGGCTTTCCGATCTAAGAGGACTTCTGATG